A stretch of Aedes aegypti strain LVP_AGWG chromosome 2, AaegL5.0 Primary Assembly, whole genome shotgun sequence DNA encodes these proteins:
- the LOC5570334 gene encoding AT-rich interactive domain-containing protein 2 isoform X3, protein MTTDGEGRVKSERSRSQDEDDAFSNQNSCSGTPVKESGRSRAKVKPVFERDRTRFWQDLYAFHERNGTPFVRPPKIGGRDVDLHRLYMVVIARGGWLKVNSREDWDEVIEELKLPKRCVNNEIALKQIYIRYLDKYERITFHGEEKDPAEEEDEEKRHNRRWTARMLHSVPSVYNHAQHNVPEALRGSLNLSCDLYQPTEYDKLILSLLSPLPNEQDFAINVCTLMSNESKHTLKVDKCPKLIDVLLAHGGVFNHYSLRDMFDEYYGNIRKNSLHRFWKDCLYEKPQVLELSYQDYFLKLERDPTELIKSIYSPDLNKSIDDDEECGKLNMATLRTFLSLGPGLGTNDYIGQRIYQIASIFRNLSFNEENMAALASNRQFLRFLVMCANSRWGNLCHMGLDMLGNVATEIDINDPQMDEVTRCLVSTISEGLEGADRGVIIGCLEILSKIAQKESNEDNLNRCLDQKVYDQICMFLSLNDIMLLIYTLECIYALTSVGEKPCNALMHVTGIIDTLVSLVSVEAQSYGPDACILMRVVETIPGNMVGVLPGNHYQNAAPVSHPQAPTMAQLTVHNKEQPVLPPPTIPALPEVTKSPTPSKPASRAPSPAPQPNSSSNMPAPATPATQPTPIQVTSVTRPPSSQSPQIPVNIISRNDASTPLKQATQTTQPSTQNSTSSPSAGPAISVAAKHAQQQQSQENEQFAYAWLKATFETTPSLTSKIEQAEVYKLYLAANSKIGRKAVVPQVHFPRCMRTVFGGTVGPTLIKTTDKNGVESSCYFYEGVKLRPKPPPTSSGTTSGQKTLSMMPQSDKTLVQPKLAGGSPISGKGAAAGKPVYMTQLANKSVQGTSSDSKGNVIVVNQTTISPQPLGSMGQGPQQPQQATGTTTIMNQSGTISSTTTNPSALIKSLLANKVTTVTSNESAATSSAGGIVVSATSSTATSSLSSTSTSNTSINPSTPATSQCLIASNVNVHQVAQRQQMLKQKQMKSPSPVASPPPNSSVVVTSNNPNNLTNIKVGNSTISIKPGTLPTNTVITATNPHEMNPPPLAPLSQNPNAIIKPLAGNKMLADLLDKKTNDPPVFAIGETTVKRKSDVDAAEPPAKKLDLMETEEVKVTPKAADLYAELAGSILEDEDMEDIEMKPKEETNIKVQSAPAQQVITMPLQRQIIMAPNNPQSMMLSPGSSGQHLTSQTTATIKTDSGYQQVPILLQHNQNQIQIQKTAPVMTPTVISNPQQTTQYILATNQQGQTYVVAQQPQPQPQMQQTVLLTQNPQTGAQQKTIIILQQQPTQGTSPQIQTQQIAQPQSHPPQKVFVNQQGQQIIMTQVPRQVQHQGNTISIDGSSQQIIKSSQQPTQIIQQQSHPQIQQIIQQSGAQTFQIIQQPAQQTTPQQTQQILIQSQSPQPQQPQIVIQQQPTQQMQPQIISQQIIQPATQQQQQPQVVQKIIQQKLVHAPSQQQQQQQQQPQIITVQKQPVSHSPGAVTVTKQIATTSSPQVGQLPTKTIIVQQQPSTSGGTPQKQIIQVLQQKISSPSPQSPALQKTQIIHGSGTLPVKVTVAQPQSSVGSSSTSTSITTTTTTSDSTKVAPKAAPASIEPSPTTSAPVVVTQAKPAASSSTTPMVTSSTPTTVTAVQSPATTPSVVASNSTIQMIPAMDPAKAIDEDVDPNWPWVCDWRGCPRKKFASANEVYIHACAVHCPDTVDSSADIYCQWGPGPNLCDNLPRKRFSLMTHIFDRHCTSDAFKQAVQRRLSNSSTSTTQQAYPVTLVRQPSSSAPGSSASSTTSESSVSSSPAPPTAPQPQGPGILSSAGPAALHAIKRHAIDWINAKEFQDDIEGPVTKSIRLTSALILRNLVVYNNSARRALRAYEPHLASVAMNNVESSRTISQVLFEMNDAQPNY, encoded by the exons GACTCCATTTGTGCGTCCGCCGAAAATCGGCGGTCGGGATGTCGATCTGCACCGTCTGTACATGGTTGTGATTGCCCGAGGCGGTTGGTTGAAGGTGAATTCCCGGGAAGATTGGGACGAGGTGATCGAGGAACTGAAACTGCCGAAGCGATGCGTCAACAATGAAATTGCGTTGAAGCAGATCTACATTCGGTACCTGGACAAGTACGAAAGGATAACCTTCCACGGGGAGGAGAAAGATCCGGCCGAGGAGGAGGATGAAGAGAAGAGGCACAACCGGAGGTGGACGGCCAGGATGCTGCATTCGGTTCCCTCGGTGTACAATCACGCCCAGCACAATGTTCCGGAAGCGCTGCGGGGTTCCCTGAACTTGTCCTGTGATCTGTATCAGCCAACGGAGTACGATAAGCTGATCTTGTCGCTGTTGTCTCCGTTGCCTAATGAGCAGGATTTTGCTATAAACGTTTGCACGTTGATGTCAAACGAAAGCAAGCACACCTTGAAGGTCGACAAATGTCCGAAACTAATCGATGTCCTGTTGGCCCATGGAGGAGTCTTCAACCACTACTCGCTAAGGGATATGTTCGACGAGTATTATGGGAACATTAGGAAGAACTCGTTGCATCGCTTCTGGAAGGATTGTTTGTATGAGAAGCCACAGGTCTTGGAGCTGTCTTACCAGGACTATTTCCTAAAGCTTGAAAGGGATCCAACAGAATTGATCAAAAGCATTTATAGCCCAGATCTGAACAAGAGCATTGACGACGATGAAGAGTGTGGAAAGCTTAACATGGCGACCTTGAGGACGTTTCTCAGTCTGGGTCCCGGTTTGGGAACCAACGACTATATCGGGCAGAGAATCTATCAAATTGCTTCCATTTTCCGGAATCTCAGTTTCAATGAGGAAAACATGGCTGCGTTAGCTTCCAACAGGCAGTTCCTCCGATTCCTGGTGATGTGCGCCAACAGTCGGTGGGGAAACCTGTGCCACATGGGTTTGGACATGCTCGGAAACGTGGCGACCGAAATCGATATCAACGACCCTCAAATGGATGAAGTGACCCGATGCTTGGTGTCGACGATTTCCGAAGGTCTGGAAGGCGCAGATCGAGGTGTCATAATCGGATGCTTGGAAATTCTCAGCAAGATTGCCCAGAAGGAAAGCAACGAGGATAATCTGAATCGATGCTTGGATCAGAAGGTTTACGATCAGATTTGTATGTTTCTGTCGTTGAATGATATCATGTTGCTTATCTACACACTTGAATGCATTTATGCGCTGACTTCGGTAGGCGAAAAGCCGTGCAATGCTCTGATGCACGTCACAGGAATAATAGACACTCTGGTGTCGTTGGTATCTGTTGAAGCCCAGAGCTATGGTCCGGATGCCTGTATTCTAATGCGAGTCGTTGAAACCATTCCGGGGAATATGGTTGGCGTCCTGCCAGGTAATCACTATCAGAATGCAGCCCCAGTAAGCCATCCTCAAGCGCCAACCATGGCCCAACTAACGGTCCATAACAAGGAACAACCAGTACTTCCGCCACCAACCATCCCTGCCCTTCCGGAAGTCACTAAGAGCCCGACCCCTTCTAAACCTGCATCGCGTGCGCCATCACCGGCACCTCAACCAAACTCTTCCTCAAACATGCCTGCTCCGGCCACTCCTGCAACTCAACCCACCCCAATCCAGGTCACCAGCGTAACTCGACCCCCAAGTTCCCAATCGCCCCAAATACCGGTCAACATAATCAGCCGTAATGACGCGAGCACCCCTCTCAAACAAGCAACCCAAACCACTCAACCGTCGACCCAAAACTCCACCTCATCGCCATCTGCAGGCCCCGCCATCTCGGTCGCCGCCAAACATGCCCAGCAGCAGCAATCCCAGGAGAACGAACAGTTTGCCTACGCATGGCTTAAAGCCACCTTCGAAACCACCCCATCCCTCACCAGCAAGATCGAACAGGCCGAAGTCTATAAACTGTACCTGGCGGCCAATTCAAAGATCGGACGCAAAGCCGTAGTTCCACAGGTGCATTTTCCGCGCTGTATGAGAACCGTTTTTGGGGGAACCGTTGGGCCCACCCTCATCAAAACGACCGACAAGAATGGGGTGGAAAGCAGTTGCTACTTCTACGAGGGTGTGAAACTGCGGCCCAAACCGCCACCGACGTCAAGTGGAACAACTTCCGGACAGAAGACGCTGTCGATGATG CCACAATCCGACAAAACACTTGTGCAACCCAAACTAGCCGGCGGATCACCAATATCAGGCAAGGGCGCCGCTGCGGGAAAACCCGTCTATATGACGCAGCTGGCCAACAAGAGTGTG CAGGGAACATCCAGCGATTCGAAAGGCAACGTCATTGTGGTCAACCAAACAACCATTTCGCCACAGCCGCTCGGTTCGATGGGTCAAGGCCCGCAACAGCCCCAACAGGCCACCGGGACGACCACCATCATGAACCAGTCCGGTACGATTTCGTCCACGACGACCAATCCGTCGGCCCTGATCAAGAGCTTGCTGGCCAACAAGGTAACAACGGTGACTAGTAACGAATCGGCCGCTACCAGTTCCGCCGGTGGTATCGTCGTTTCGGCCACCTCCTCTACTGCTACCAGTAGTTTGTCGTCTACTAGCACGAGCAACACTAGTATCAATCCTTCTACTCCTGCCACTAGCCAATGTTTGATTGCATCGAATGTTAACGTGCATCAG GTTGCTCAACGTCAGCAAATGTTAAAACAGAAGCAGATGAAATCACCTTCGCCTGTAGCAAGTCCTCCTCCCAACAGCTCAGTCGTGGTCACATCCAataatccaaataatttgaCAAACATTAAAGTAGGTAACTCAACAATATCTATAAAGCCCGGCACACTTCCGACGAACACGGTAATAACGGCAACTAATCCTCACGAGATGAATCCACCTCCGCTGGCACCTCTGAGTCAGAATCCAAACGCAATTATTAAACCTTTGGCTGGAAATAAGATGTTGGCAGATTTGCTGGATAAGAAAACAAATGATCCTCCGGTGTTCGCCATAGGAGAGACTACCGTAAAGCGTAAAAGTGATGTCGACGCAGCAGAACCTCCAGCTAAGAAGTTAGATTTGATGGAGACAGAGGAGGTCAAAGTGACTCCTAAAGCTGCTGATTTGTATGCCGAGTTGGCAGGATCGATTTTGGAGGATGAAGACATGGAAGATATCGAAATGAAGCCAAAAGAAGAGACAAATATAAAGGTGCAATCGGCTCCAGCTCAACAAGTCATCACCATGCCACTTCAGCGGCAAATCATAATGGCTCCTAACAATCCCCAATCGATGATGCTCTCACCCGGTAGTTCCGGTCAACATTTGACTTCTCAAACTACTGCCACTATCAAAACGGATAGCGGCTATCAGCAGGTTCCAATTCTTTTACAGCACAaccaaaatcaaattcaaattcagaaAACGGCACCAGTAATGACTCCAACGGTCATTTCAAATCCCCAGCAAACCACACAGTACATTTTGGCCACTAATCAACAGGGACAGACTTACGTTGTTGCCCAGCAGCCTCAACCACAACCACAAATGCAACAAACCGTCCTGTTGACTCAAAATCCCCAAACGGGAGCCCAACAGAAAACCATCATTATACTGCAGCAGCAACCGACGCAGGGCACTTCGCCCCAAATACAGACCCAACAAATTGCACAGCCTCAATCGCACCCTCCACAGAAGGTGTTCGTCAATCAGCAGGGTCAGCAAATCATCATGACGCAGGTTCCTCGACAAGTGCAACATCAG GGAAATACAATCAGCATCGACGGTTCTTCGCAACAAATAATCAAAAGCAGTCAACAACCCACGCAGATCATTCAACAACAATCACATCCCCAGATACAGCAGATCATCCAGCAAAGCGGCGCCCAGACATTCCAAATCATCCAACAACCGGCTCAGCAGACCACACCCCAACAAACTCAGCAGATTTTGATTCAATCCCAATCTCCCCAACCCCAACAGCCGCAAATAGTTATACAACAGCAGCCAACCCAGCAAATGCAACCGCAAATCATTTCCCAGCAAATTATTCAACCAGCaacgcaacaacaacaacaaccgcAGGTAgttcagaaaataattcaacaaaaactcgTCCATGCACCCtctcagcaacagcagcagcaacaacagcagccgCAAATAATAACGGTTCAAAAGCAACCTGTCTCTCATAGCCCTGGAGCCGTAACAGTTACTAAACAAATAGCAACTACATCGTCTCCACAGGTCGGACAACTTCCTACCAAAACCATCATCGTTCAACAGCAACCTTCGACGTCCGGCGGCACACCACAAAAGCAGATCATTCAAGTTCTTCAGCAAAAAATATCATCTCCGTCACCGCAATCGCCGGCTCTACAGAAAACGCAAATAATCCATGGGTCAGGAACCCTTCCGGTAAAAGTAACCGTTGCACAGCCTCAATCTTCTGTTGGGTCCTCCAGCACTTCTACCAGTATCACTACAACAACCACGACGTCAGATTCAACCAAGGTAGCTCCGAAGGCTGCTCCGGCATCTATAGAACCTTCACCTACAACATCTGCTCCGGTAGTGGTCACCCAGGCTAAACCTGCAGCTTCGTCCTCCACCACTCCAATGGTCACTTCTTCAACGCCTACGACAGTCACAGCTGTTCAATCTCCAGCTACTACACCCTCCGTAGTCGCTTCCAACAGCACCATCCAAATGATTCCGGCAATGGATCCAGCCAAAGCCATCGACGAGGACGTGGATCCGAACTGGCCGTGGGTGTGCGACTGGCGTGGCTGTCCCCGGAAGAAGTTTGCATCGGCCAACGAAGTGTACATCCACGCCTGTGCCGTTCACTGCCCGGATACGGTTGATTCGTCGGCCGATATCTATTGCCAGTGGGGCCCCGGACCGAACCTGTGCGACAATCTGCCCCGTAAGCGGTTCTCTTTGATGACGCACATTTTCGATCGGCACTGCACTAGCGAT GCTTTCAAGCAAGCGGTTCAGCGACGCCTGTCCAATAGCTCCACATCCACCACCCAGCAGGCCTATCCTGTGACCTTGGTTCGACAACCGAGCAGCAGTGCACCGGGATCGTCTGCCTCGTCAACGACCTCGGAATCATCCGTCTCTAGCTCGCCAGCACCGCCCACGGCTCCGCAGCCACAAGGTCCCGGGATTCTGTCTTCTGCAGGACCCGCCGCATTGCACGCCATCAAAAGACATGCCATCGATTGGATCAACGCTAAAGAATTTCAG GATGACATTGAAGGTCCGGTTACGAAAAGTATTCGGCTAACGTCGGCATTGATTCTGCGAAATCTGGTCGTTTACAATAATTCTGCCAGGAG AGCTTTACGGGCATACGAGCCTCACCTGGCGAGCGTTGCAATGAACAATGTTGAATCTAGCCGCACTATCTCACAGGTattatttgaaatgaacgacGCGCAACCGAACTATTAA
- the LOC5570334 gene encoding AT-rich interactive domain-containing protein 2 isoform X4, with amino-acid sequence MTTDGEGRVKSERSRSQDEDDAFSNQNSCSGTPVKESGRSRAKVKPVFERDRTRFWQDLYAFHERNGTPFVRPPKIGGRDVDLHRLYMVVIARGGWLKVNSREDWDEVIEELKLPKRCVNNEIALKQIYIRYLDKYERITFHGEEKDPAEEEDEEKRHNRRWTARMLHSVPSVYNHAQHNVPEALRGSLNLSCDLYQPTEYDKLILSLLSPLPNEQDFAINVCTLMSNESKHTLKVDKCPKLIDVLLAHGGVFNHYSLRDMFDEYYGNIRKNSLHRFWKDCLYEKPQVLELSYQDYFLKLERDPTELIKSIYSPDLNKSIDDDEECGKLNMATLRTFLSLGPGLGTNDYIGQRIYQIASIFRNLSFNEENMAALASNRQFLRFLVMCANSRWGNLCHMGLDMLGNVATEIDINDPQMDEVTRCLVSTISEGLEGADRGVIIGCLEILSKIAQKESNEDNLNRCLDQKVYDQICMFLSLNDIMLLIYTLECIYALTSVGEKPCNALMHVTGIIDTLVSLVSVEAQSYGPDACILMRVVETIPGNMVGVLPGNHYQNAAPVSHPQAPTMAQLTVHNKEQPVLPPPTIPALPEVTKSPTPSKPASRAPSPAPQPNSSSNMPAPATPATQPTPIQVTSVTRPPSSQSPQIPVNIISRNDASTPLKQATQTTQPSTQNSTSSPSAGPAISVAAKHAQQQQSQENEQFAYAWLKATFETTPSLTSKIEQAEVYKLYLAANSKIGRKAVVPQVHFPRCMRTVFGGTVGPTLIKTTDKNGVESSCYFYEGVKLRPKPPPTSSGTTSGQKTLSMMPQSDKTLVQPKLAGGSPISGKGAAAGKPVYMTQLANKSVGTSSDSKGNVIVVNQTTISPQPLGSMGQGPQQPQQATGTTTIMNQSGTISSTTTNPSALIKSLLANKVTTVTSNESAATSSAGGIVVSATSSTATSSLSSTSTSNTSINPSTPATSQCLIASNVNVHQVAQRQQMLKQKQMKSPSPVASPPPNSSVVVTSNNPNNLTNIKVGNSTISIKPGTLPTNTVITATNPHEMNPPPLAPLSQNPNAIIKPLAGNKMLADLLDKKTNDPPVFAIGETTVKRKSDVDAAEPPAKKLDLMETEEVKVTPKAADLYAELAGSILEDEDMEDIEMKPKEETNIKVQSAPAQQVITMPLQRQIIMAPNNPQSMMLSPGSSGQHLTSQTTATIKTDSGYQQVPILLQHNQNQIQIQKTAPVMTPTVISNPQQTTQYILATNQQGQTYVVAQQPQPQPQMQQTVLLTQNPQTGAQQKTIIILQQQPTQGTSPQIQTQQIAQPQSHPPQKVFVNQQGQQIIMTQVPRQVQHQGNTISIDGSSQQIIKSSQQPTQIIQQQSHPQIQQIIQQSGAQTFQIIQQPAQQTTPQQTQQILIQSQSPQPQQPQIVIQQQPTQQMQPQIISQQIIQPATQQQQQPQVVQKIIQQKLVHAPSQQQQQQQQQPQIITVQKQPVSHSPGAVTVTKQIATTSSPQVGQLPTKTIIVQQQPSTSGGTPQKQIIQVLQQKISSPSPQSPALQKTQIIHGSGTLPVKVTVAQPQSSVGSSSTSTSITTTTTTSDSTKVAPKAAPASIEPSPTTSAPVVVTQAKPAASSSTTPMVTSSTPTTVTAVQSPATTPSVVASNSTIQMIPAMDPAKAIDEDVDPNWPWVCDWRGCPRKKFASANEVYIHACAVHCPDTVDSSADIYCQWGPGPNLCDNLPRKRFSLMTHIFDRHCTSDAFKQAVQRRLSNSSTSTTQQAYPVTLVRQPSSSAPGSSASSTTSESSVSSSPAPPTAPQPQGPGILSSAGPAALHAIKRHAIDWINAKEFQDDIEGPVTKSIRLTSALILRNLVVYNNSARRALRAYEPHLASVAMNNVESSRTISQVLFEMNDAQPNY; translated from the exons GACTCCATTTGTGCGTCCGCCGAAAATCGGCGGTCGGGATGTCGATCTGCACCGTCTGTACATGGTTGTGATTGCCCGAGGCGGTTGGTTGAAGGTGAATTCCCGGGAAGATTGGGACGAGGTGATCGAGGAACTGAAACTGCCGAAGCGATGCGTCAACAATGAAATTGCGTTGAAGCAGATCTACATTCGGTACCTGGACAAGTACGAAAGGATAACCTTCCACGGGGAGGAGAAAGATCCGGCCGAGGAGGAGGATGAAGAGAAGAGGCACAACCGGAGGTGGACGGCCAGGATGCTGCATTCGGTTCCCTCGGTGTACAATCACGCCCAGCACAATGTTCCGGAAGCGCTGCGGGGTTCCCTGAACTTGTCCTGTGATCTGTATCAGCCAACGGAGTACGATAAGCTGATCTTGTCGCTGTTGTCTCCGTTGCCTAATGAGCAGGATTTTGCTATAAACGTTTGCACGTTGATGTCAAACGAAAGCAAGCACACCTTGAAGGTCGACAAATGTCCGAAACTAATCGATGTCCTGTTGGCCCATGGAGGAGTCTTCAACCACTACTCGCTAAGGGATATGTTCGACGAGTATTATGGGAACATTAGGAAGAACTCGTTGCATCGCTTCTGGAAGGATTGTTTGTATGAGAAGCCACAGGTCTTGGAGCTGTCTTACCAGGACTATTTCCTAAAGCTTGAAAGGGATCCAACAGAATTGATCAAAAGCATTTATAGCCCAGATCTGAACAAGAGCATTGACGACGATGAAGAGTGTGGAAAGCTTAACATGGCGACCTTGAGGACGTTTCTCAGTCTGGGTCCCGGTTTGGGAACCAACGACTATATCGGGCAGAGAATCTATCAAATTGCTTCCATTTTCCGGAATCTCAGTTTCAATGAGGAAAACATGGCTGCGTTAGCTTCCAACAGGCAGTTCCTCCGATTCCTGGTGATGTGCGCCAACAGTCGGTGGGGAAACCTGTGCCACATGGGTTTGGACATGCTCGGAAACGTGGCGACCGAAATCGATATCAACGACCCTCAAATGGATGAAGTGACCCGATGCTTGGTGTCGACGATTTCCGAAGGTCTGGAAGGCGCAGATCGAGGTGTCATAATCGGATGCTTGGAAATTCTCAGCAAGATTGCCCAGAAGGAAAGCAACGAGGATAATCTGAATCGATGCTTGGATCAGAAGGTTTACGATCAGATTTGTATGTTTCTGTCGTTGAATGATATCATGTTGCTTATCTACACACTTGAATGCATTTATGCGCTGACTTCGGTAGGCGAAAAGCCGTGCAATGCTCTGATGCACGTCACAGGAATAATAGACACTCTGGTGTCGTTGGTATCTGTTGAAGCCCAGAGCTATGGTCCGGATGCCTGTATTCTAATGCGAGTCGTTGAAACCATTCCGGGGAATATGGTTGGCGTCCTGCCAGGTAATCACTATCAGAATGCAGCCCCAGTAAGCCATCCTCAAGCGCCAACCATGGCCCAACTAACGGTCCATAACAAGGAACAACCAGTACTTCCGCCACCAACCATCCCTGCCCTTCCGGAAGTCACTAAGAGCCCGACCCCTTCTAAACCTGCATCGCGTGCGCCATCACCGGCACCTCAACCAAACTCTTCCTCAAACATGCCTGCTCCGGCCACTCCTGCAACTCAACCCACCCCAATCCAGGTCACCAGCGTAACTCGACCCCCAAGTTCCCAATCGCCCCAAATACCGGTCAACATAATCAGCCGTAATGACGCGAGCACCCCTCTCAAACAAGCAACCCAAACCACTCAACCGTCGACCCAAAACTCCACCTCATCGCCATCTGCAGGCCCCGCCATCTCGGTCGCCGCCAAACATGCCCAGCAGCAGCAATCCCAGGAGAACGAACAGTTTGCCTACGCATGGCTTAAAGCCACCTTCGAAACCACCCCATCCCTCACCAGCAAGATCGAACAGGCCGAAGTCTATAAACTGTACCTGGCGGCCAATTCAAAGATCGGACGCAAAGCCGTAGTTCCACAGGTGCATTTTCCGCGCTGTATGAGAACCGTTTTTGGGGGAACCGTTGGGCCCACCCTCATCAAAACGACCGACAAGAATGGGGTGGAAAGCAGTTGCTACTTCTACGAGGGTGTGAAACTGCGGCCCAAACCGCCACCGACGTCAAGTGGAACAACTTCCGGACAGAAGACGCTGTCGATGATG CCACAATCCGACAAAACACTTGTGCAACCCAAACTAGCCGGCGGATCACCAATATCAGGCAAGGGCGCCGCTGCGGGAAAACCCGTCTATATGACGCAGCTGGCCAACAAGAGTGTG GGAACATCCAGCGATTCGAAAGGCAACGTCATTGTGGTCAACCAAACAACCATTTCGCCACAGCCGCTCGGTTCGATGGGTCAAGGCCCGCAACAGCCCCAACAGGCCACCGGGACGACCACCATCATGAACCAGTCCGGTACGATTTCGTCCACGACGACCAATCCGTCGGCCCTGATCAAGAGCTTGCTGGCCAACAAGGTAACAACGGTGACTAGTAACGAATCGGCCGCTACCAGTTCCGCCGGTGGTATCGTCGTTTCGGCCACCTCCTCTACTGCTACCAGTAGTTTGTCGTCTACTAGCACGAGCAACACTAGTATCAATCCTTCTACTCCTGCCACTAGCCAATGTTTGATTGCATCGAATGTTAACGTGCATCAG GTTGCTCAACGTCAGCAAATGTTAAAACAGAAGCAGATGAAATCACCTTCGCCTGTAGCAAGTCCTCCTCCCAACAGCTCAGTCGTGGTCACATCCAataatccaaataatttgaCAAACATTAAAGTAGGTAACTCAACAATATCTATAAAGCCCGGCACACTTCCGACGAACACGGTAATAACGGCAACTAATCCTCACGAGATGAATCCACCTCCGCTGGCACCTCTGAGTCAGAATCCAAACGCAATTATTAAACCTTTGGCTGGAAATAAGATGTTGGCAGATTTGCTGGATAAGAAAACAAATGATCCTCCGGTGTTCGCCATAGGAGAGACTACCGTAAAGCGTAAAAGTGATGTCGACGCAGCAGAACCTCCAGCTAAGAAGTTAGATTTGATGGAGACAGAGGAGGTCAAAGTGACTCCTAAAGCTGCTGATTTGTATGCCGAGTTGGCAGGATCGATTTTGGAGGATGAAGACATGGAAGATATCGAAATGAAGCCAAAAGAAGAGACAAATATAAAGGTGCAATCGGCTCCAGCTCAACAAGTCATCACCATGCCACTTCAGCGGCAAATCATAATGGCTCCTAACAATCCCCAATCGATGATGCTCTCACCCGGTAGTTCCGGTCAACATTTGACTTCTCAAACTACTGCCACTATCAAAACGGATAGCGGCTATCAGCAGGTTCCAATTCTTTTACAGCACAaccaaaatcaaattcaaattcagaaAACGGCACCAGTAATGACTCCAACGGTCATTTCAAATCCCCAGCAAACCACACAGTACATTTTGGCCACTAATCAACAGGGACAGACTTACGTTGTTGCCCAGCAGCCTCAACCACAACCACAAATGCAACAAACCGTCCTGTTGACTCAAAATCCCCAAACGGGAGCCCAACAGAAAACCATCATTATACTGCAGCAGCAACCGACGCAGGGCACTTCGCCCCAAATACAGACCCAACAAATTGCACAGCCTCAATCGCACCCTCCACAGAAGGTGTTCGTCAATCAGCAGGGTCAGCAAATCATCATGACGCAGGTTCCTCGACAAGTGCAACATCAG GGAAATACAATCAGCATCGACGGTTCTTCGCAACAAATAATCAAAAGCAGTCAACAACCCACGCAGATCATTCAACAACAATCACATCCCCAGATACAGCAGATCATCCAGCAAAGCGGCGCCCAGACATTCCAAATCATCCAACAACCGGCTCAGCAGACCACACCCCAACAAACTCAGCAGATTTTGATTCAATCCCAATCTCCCCAACCCCAACAGCCGCAAATAGTTATACAACAGCAGCCAACCCAGCAAATGCAACCGCAAATCATTTCCCAGCAAATTATTCAACCAGCaacgcaacaacaacaacaaccgcAGGTAgttcagaaaataattcaacaaaaactcgTCCATGCACCCtctcagcaacagcagcagcaacaacagcagccgCAAATAATAACGGTTCAAAAGCAACCTGTCTCTCATAGCCCTGGAGCCGTAACAGTTACTAAACAAATAGCAACTACATCGTCTCCACAGGTCGGACAACTTCCTACCAAAACCATCATCGTTCAACAGCAACCTTCGACGTCCGGCGGCACACCACAAAAGCAGATCATTCAAGTTCTTCAGCAAAAAATATCATCTCCGTCACCGCAATCGCCGGCTCTACAGAAAACGCAAATAATCCATGGGTCAGGAACCCTTCCGGTAAAAGTAACCGTTGCACAGCCTCAATCTTCTGTTGGGTCCTCCAGCACTTCTACCAGTATCACTACAACAACCACGACGTCAGATTCAACCAAGGTAGCTCCGAAGGCTGCTCCGGCATCTATAGAACCTTCACCTACAACATCTGCTCCGGTAGTGGTCACCCAGGCTAAACCTGCAGCTTCGTCCTCCACCACTCCAATGGTCACTTCTTCAACGCCTACGACAGTCACAGCTGTTCAATCTCCAGCTACTACACCCTCCGTAGTCGCTTCCAACAGCACCATCCAAATGATTCCGGCAATGGATCCAGCCAAAGCCATCGACGAGGACGTGGATCCGAACTGGCCGTGGGTGTGCGACTGGCGTGGCTGTCCCCGGAAGAAGTTTGCATCGGCCAACGAAGTGTACATCCACGCCTGTGCCGTTCACTGCCCGGATACGGTTGATTCGTCGGCCGATATCTATTGCCAGTGGGGCCCCGGACCGAACCTGTGCGACAATCTGCCCCGTAAGCGGTTCTCTTTGATGACGCACATTTTCGATCGGCACTGCACTAGCGAT GCTTTCAAGCAAGCGGTTCAGCGACGCCTGTCCAATAGCTCCACATCCACCACCCAGCAGGCCTATCCTGTGACCTTGGTTCGACAACCGAGCAGCAGTGCACCGGGATCGTCTGCCTCGTCAACGACCTCGGAATCATCCGTCTCTAGCTCGCCAGCACCGCCCACGGCTCCGCAGCCACAAGGTCCCGGGATTCTGTCTTCTGCAGGACCCGCCGCATTGCACGCCATCAAAAGACATGCCATCGATTGGATCAACGCTAAAGAATTTCAG GATGACATTGAAGGTCCGGTTACGAAAAGTATTCGGCTAACGTCGGCATTGATTCTGCGAAATCTGGTCGTTTACAATAATTCTGCCAGGAG AGCTTTACGGGCATACGAGCCTCACCTGGCGAGCGTTGCAATGAACAATGTTGAATCTAGCCGCACTATCTCACAGGTattatttgaaatgaacgacGCGCAACCGAACTATTAA